The Branchiostoma lanceolatum isolate klBraLanc5 chromosome 3, klBraLanc5.hap2, whole genome shotgun sequence DNA segment GCAAGTACACCACGGCCCGCTTACGGTGCGCGGACTTGCGGCGCCACTTGAGCGCCACCCTCCGCACCAGGACCAGGTCCTCCGGCCGCATCTTCTGTGTGCTGAGCAGCCCGCAGCACGGGCACGCGTCCCGCCGGTACACCCTCCTGCCGCCGCAGAAACGCTCGTCAACCCACTGGGCCTGTGGGAAAAGGCATCGACATTTGTTACGTTAGCTTcaaacttttaattgtgtttCTATTTAACTCAAAGGTGAAGATGGAATTTTAGATTGAACCTTTGAATTTGACGTTCTAACTGTTTCCATGGTGAAGTTCACCCTCTATCCCGGGTATCCGTACACGTAGTCCGCAGAAATAGTACATATCTTGACGGACAACATTCTTCTCTAAAAGCCCATTCTTTGATATTTCTGGTGTCTGAGTGTCAATGTCACCTAGTCATAGCAATAGGGGATATAGATTTTACAGGCATCAACATTTCTTAGAATAAGATCTTACGGAAGAATACGCGTGTGTTTCTTTCTGTGTCTTTCGTAGTTCACGCTCCTCATATTtcgatttgtttgtttgtttgtttgtttgtttgtttgattatttATTTCTATcccatacccggtaaaccacctcatggcgcaatacaccaaatttgtactgaagagtataAGCTACATATCCGGacggatttatttgatccactcacaccgggaaggacccctactcctttcctaagtgtggtgggttcttttgtgtgcttgaggtgtggctgtcctcaaacacgggacctccattaacggaagctaggtactcattttcacctgagtaaagctTAAGTGGCGAAATTAgttctttcccaagggcacaacgtcaacggagcatgtcagaggattcgaacccaggacttctGGGTACTGGGCCAATCACCCTGCCATTACACCACGCCCCCCTCTCTCTCAGTAACTTACCGCCTCCTGGTTGAGTCTGAAGCAGTTGGACACCAGGGACAGTCCCAGGAGGATGTAGGGGAACACGACAAGCACGTACAGCTGTTTGGTGGGGACTATGTCACCAAATCCTGCAGAGGAAATAATGAGATGTGAACAACAGGTGTCACAAATGAGACAACTCCCGGTATCGCGATCGCCTACTTTCGTCTTACCCCAACAAATGCTTTGATTTTGCTCTACCTCTTACTTATAATACCCACTCCAGGAACTACAATGATTGTTATAACGTTATAGCAAAAACAATCATTCAAGAGATCGGTCCCTGTGACCGTTGCATGTAACGATTTAGTCGGGATACATGTAGCTCCTCATATCTTTTCATTTCGTGTATTCAAGCCATTGTCAAATGGCAGATATCAAAGCTGCTGATTTTCTTGGACAGGATTTGTGCTTTTATCCAGGTAGACCAATACCAAGGCACCCCCTTGTCGGACACCGTACTCGCTTAGTCAAGTTCACCCCTGTACGTGCGTATTTGATGTCCAGGTTTAGAAATAGCTCTCTAGAAAGGACAACAAAAGGACCGAgtaaaaactttttaaaaaggtGATTGTGGGGGACTTTACATATAATGTGACGATAAAAAGCAGAACAACTGGCCAAAGATTTGACCGAAAAAACTGTACCGACATTTTCACGTGTTTTAAAACTTATTTTATAACATAAACACGCAAGTGGCTACAAAACACACCTATGGTGCTGGCGGTAATGTACGTGAAGTACAGGCTGTCGATGAACGTCCAGTCCTCCCAGAAGCACAGTACACCAGCGCCGACTAGCAGGTAGATGACCAATAGCAGCACGATCACCCACACTGGAACTCTGAAAAGATTTGTTGCGCATGATTGGTCAACAGTCGATGATATGGCACGCCCCTATTGCTGTCTACTGCTGACGGACATGAAACTTTCAGATGAACAATTGTTCTGAACTATGAAGGACATATTACTAGGGAAATTAAAGATGCCAAAGTGACTCGTGGATTGTTTAGAAGGAATACTAGTATTCAGCACTAAACGAGATCAAAAGTTACAGTTGGGTCCATTTCAAGCTGACTTTTATCATTTCTCTCAAAAAAAAGTGACCCTGATCCTGATGAATTGTAACTATATTGTCGTTTACTCCAGCGCTAACTTTTCCCGTTTGTTTTGATGAATGCGTTCTTTCCTGAGTCTCTGTGCGCGTTAATTGTAGATTAACTGTACATACAAATGAAGACCACACATCCACATATCTTTGGCGAACGGAACTCACTGACAAATCTCACCTTCGTGCTTTATCGTCGGGAAGCTCAGGACGCACGACTGAGTTGATCTTCCCGGCCAGAAAGTGCAGCAGGCGGCCGAGAAGACGGTTGATGTCGGCCAGCCACGCCAGCATCAGCGGCATGCCGAACAGTGCGTAGAACATCAGGAAGACGCGCCCTCCGGTCGTCTGGGGCGTGACGTGGCCGTAACCTGCAGCCGGGGCCACGATAAAGAGAGACTTGCCTGATTATAAATCCAtctccagtactgagaaagtcgTTTTTcttatgcgttttgaccatacgatatttaaaaaaaaatctcaacctatattttcaacatcacaaagagacgagaagaagcccaACCTATGTATCAGAGTAGCTTTAGAACCAATGGTTTGGATTAGTATTAGAAgttctgtcagtgtcattatatgtagTTTACTACgacttttgtatctgtatgtctgtaCTTCAGTCCGACAGGGCAttgatgtacaataaaggttatcgaTTTAAATCGCGCTTAAAGCTGCCCGACCAACTTCGGCCCACCCCGGAAGGGTCATATTATAACGTTAGCCACAGGGTAGTGAACAGTGTCAAACAGCGTTCTCCTATATGTTACCAAGGCATTCCTTTTGAGCTTCTTCGTGTTGGCTTCCTCGACGTGTTCAATATGTGAACTACTATGTGTGGCCACGACACCAACCAACCCTGGCGTTTGCTGGGACTGTTTCAATGGCAGCGTTTTTTCTCTCTCACTATTCATGAGTAAATTGCTTATCTAGCTCTGTTGCGATTGCGCTTTGAATGAAGGACCTAAAAGCTTATCGTTATAGAGACTTCTTGTCTACGCTCTACAGGTGGAAATATCCACCACAGAACGCGTCCTACcgttcttcattttttttattgattggaCTTAAATTTCCCAGACCGTTGTGGCTCCAGTAATGTGCGTGCATGGCTGACATTTTACCAGGGGTTGATAAAGGTCATGTGGTAGACAAATCATAGCTCTGACGTGCGATTTCAGCACACAAACATTGTTGTCACGTATGTGATTGACAACTACCTGCGATCAGAACAGACAGCacgatttggaaaaaaaaacattacagttacatacaatttgaaaatagcTGCGAATAGAACAGACATACTCATATCAGACTCGCGACTGAAAAATACGTGCCACGGACCAGAACATACACCTgtgattgaaaaatacaattgttggctgcACGAGAAGGGGGATTGATACATTCTAATATTCCATACAAAAAAGCTGACATGAAAGTGACAGTTATCATTTCACTTTTTAAGACAGAAAAGGATTAAAGCCTCCAGGCCTTGTCATCCCAGAACACGTTCAACTTAAGTGCTGTAAAAGCTGGAAGGCCTACCGATTGTGGTGACCACGCTAGCCGCAAAGAACACGGCCCGGGAAGGGTCCGACAGGTAGGCCGGGGACGAGCCGTTGGTTCCCCAGACAAACTCTTGTCGTGCCCGAAAAACCATCTCCTCGTGTCTCGTCATTTCCATGTCCGCGATTTTTGTCCAATTCTCAAAACTTGTGGTATTGTTCGCCGCGGCCCATAACTTGTccaggacaagatggcggctggcTGGCAGGTCTGGATGCCGCGCCTTTTGCTGTTGTGGGTACAAGAAAACTATATCAACAAAAATATCCAACAGAAAGATCACCTCATTGTTTTGTACCGTAACGGACAGTACATGATAAACATTCCACCAAGTCCACTAATTGCCGTGTTCTGATAAACGTATTAATGTTAGCTGCTGAGTAAACACAATGGTAACGTCGTTTTCCATCCTTTCCGACGTATTTATTCTATCATTTATGGTTTCAACAATTCATTTATTATTTTACATAGTCGGTCAACAAAGAAAATCATTGTTTGCAGCATATTATAAActagacctacccacataccaaatatactcacaatccatccagacctcATTTCCAGACCTCATTGCCGACCACAAATAGTCAGGAacataaacagacacacacagagacacacccaaaacaatgcctacatttttcatggaggtactaAGACTAGCTAATGACACTCTTTTgaccaaatgtacatgtaactgtatctTGATATTTCCTAAGTATATTGTACTGATGAAGTTCACCCTCACCCCTTCACATTCCAATGTGCAGAAGACCCAGGCACCGAACCCGAGATAGGCGACGTTGAGGAGGACTATTTTCAGGTGAGGCCAGACGGTTAAGGCTGCGTCCCGCACACTGCATCTTCTACAACAGGCCGCCGGGTTACATCCCACTCCGCCCGATCCTTTCTCATCTGTCTCTCCGGTACCATTCTGAACCTCTTCCCCGACTCCGTCCGCGTTTTTGAATGGAAGAACGCGAAGTTGTCTGGATGTCGTATCTCGTCGGACCAAATCCTCGCGGGATGGTCTGCGGAGATCACTGGAACCGACACCGCTCTTAACTCTCCCCCCGTACATTTCAACTAGAACGCTTGACCATGGATGCGTAAGGATAACAGAAATGGGCTGCCACCTGAATGGTCATCAAGGCTGTATTCTCCACTTGGAAACCAAAATCGTAGTCAGAAGTATCGATTCCGTCTGCAGTGAGCGAACGTCGGTGGTCAACGACATTGATTGAATTAATTCTCTAACCTCTGGAATTTTGTACGATTGCTGCTAGAATAAACCGATGGTCAAGGCGTAAGAAAATACTTCATGGCAGTGACGGCGCTTTCCTTGTCTGCGTCCCGTCGTTGTGCTGATTACATTCTGAAGC contains these protein-coding regions:
- the LOC136430342 gene encoding potassium channel subfamily K member 15-like; translation: MYGGRVKSGVGSSDLRRPSREDLVRRDTTSRQLRVLPFKNADGVGEEVQNGTGETDEKGSGGVGCNPAACCRRCSVRDAALTVWPHLKIVLLNVAYLGFGAWVFCTLECEGQKARHPDLPASRHLVLDKLWAAANNTTSFENWTKIADMEMTRHEEMVFRARQEFVWGTNGSSPAYLSDPSRAVFFAASVVTTIGYGHVTPQTTGGRVFLMFYALFGMPLMLAWLADINRLLGRLLHFLAGKINSVVRPELPDDKARRVPVWVIVLLLVIYLLVGAGVLCFWEDWTFIDSLYFTYITASTIGFGDIVPTKQLYVLVVFPYILLGLSLVSNCFRLNQEAAQWVDERFCGGRRVYRRDACPCCGLLSTQKMRPEDLVLVRRVALKWRRKSAHRKRAVVYLLPMWMVWDDLEEEAQNQPPTDSGRTTATTPEQ